The genomic DNA tagtTTACTACCAATGATAATCTGTGCTGTCAAATGTAACTCTGGTCACAGAATGGGACTGTAGTGCAGTTTCTGCTTCTTTATTCCACAGTTCTTTGGTTATGAGGATATGTTTCTTGCTGTTGTCCTCCTTTATAAAGCAGATTTTGAGCCTATAAAGAGAAAACCTTAATTCAGATCATAAACAACATGTTATTTTCAGTTCATTGTTTTCTAGAATAAAGGGTGAACATCTAGAATTCTGACAGTTTTCTGCCATATATATGTATTGCATTAGTATGCGTGTATGTATACACTGATATATGCAATTACTATATATAGTGAGAGAATCCTAAGTGATGACCTTCCCTCCTAAAATGCAATCAGCTCTGCAGCCATAAAAAGATATGGTATATCCCTATATGCGGATAAAGTATGTCCATATTGGGTAAAAAACATGAAgaacctctttcttctttttgttatgagtatgtatatatgtgtatggtgGGAAGGGGGAGAATGTTTATGATGGCATGTTGGTGAGAAGGTGGGAGTGAGTATGTTAAGACAGGATTGTGAGAGGTAAGGAGAGTGTGTACCAGTGCCAAGcctgtgggaggggaggaggaagtttTGAGTGGGGAAGAGGGGGAATGCAGACATGCTTGTGGAGGTAAGTTAAGGTCTGCAAATGTGTTGTGGAGGTCAAAGATGTGATGTGTGTgttgagagaagaaaggaagatggaGGAACAGACATGGTAAGTGAGGACATGAATGAATGTACAGAAAAATATACCATATACCAATTATCAGCCTTTATAAATAAGTTTACCTTGTGATCGTTACACAGACCAGCTATAAATTTAAAGCCCTGTTACTATGGGAAAACTCCACTGAACTCTTTATGTTCATTTAATTCTAGTAAATGGGATTGACTAGAATTTCAAAAGATGGACAACTTCAGTTACTGCGTCTCTGGAACCAAATAAACATGTTTTAAGTCTTTTTATATCCCCTTGATATATCTTTATATGTCTTTTTATATCCTCGATATAAGTGACTGCTGTGATACTAAACCATCAATTTTATACAAGTATGATGAGTTATTATTCCTGCAGTGAAACATTTTTAGtggaaaaaagatttaaaatggtgggagtttggggggggggcggtgtggGGGAAGCATTGCTCGATAACCTCCTAAACTCCATTTCAGgattttctaacattttatagTAAGTTAATATTTGTTATGTCTATTTTGCCTTCAAACACTTGTCTGGTAGAAAACATGCAAAAATTGAATATATTGAAAGGTACTGAAACTTTAAATTACATAGTATGATATAAAGCTTAAAGTAAAAGAACtgaggtttggggtttttttcagtGACATGGCGAAGTCTTCCGAAGAAGATCATAGAGCTTAATTACACTGAAAGTTTTCATACATGTCAGAAAAACAAgacaacagaatttttaaaatatttttattaataaacatgTGCTTGATAACTTCAAATTTAGAACACTTAGAACCAGCATGAACAAGGTAAACTTCTTCAATGATAAAGATTTGAAATGGGGGAATAGATACTGAGCTGGTTCATATTAACCTCCCTGTTCTATTCGTATCTTGTTCAGTGAAAACTTGATTTACACAACTCTAAGTGCAGTATTTCTAACAACTCCTTTTGCAGCCTCAGAACACGTCTCAAACTGATCTAGatgtttaaagatgaaaaatgagaaatttgcACTGTAAAGTTGAATAATATCTAATTCACATTTCTTTCCATTAATATAAATCAGAAACAATTTACAGTAAACACAAAAACTACTCACAATAGTAGTAATAACAACAGTTCACATTTTTACTCAACACTTCTTGTGTGAGCCAGGCCGTGCACTAAAAACTTCTGAACATGCAATTTCACATTCAGTTACCTCTGGGAAGTGTCACGAGTTCCCATGGTTTTCACAACTGATGATGATGACGCCATGACAGCTTGCAGCACTGACAATTTGCACTGTCCAAGTCTCTCCCTGGCATTGTGGCTGACATGACTCATACTGCAGCAGCTCTGGTGCTGGCTTGCAAGCTTTTACCAATGTTAACGTGAATATGCAGGCCTGACTTACCCCAGAAAAACCACGCTAAGTCTTTACCACTAGGTGACATACCTGCAGGACAGCACAGAGACACGAAAAGCAGCTGTGATCTAGGTCTGCACTAAAGTCAGTTTTCTCGGGACTCAGAAGTGCCCCTCCAGGCCTAACTGCAAGAGGGCGGCTTCAGccgcctcctcctcttccttggcCTCCTCCTCACGGATCTGCACAAGCAACTGGAAGAGGTTAGGGGCCGGCCCTTCCGCAGCCCCAGTCAGCCATAGCTGCCTTCGGATGGCCCCGCTGTGGTTGGCCCCGGCAATGACTTGTTCCAGGCGGGCTTGGTTCACGTTATCTTTATCTATGGCTCCCTTCTCCACCACTTTCTGCAGCAGAGGCTCCAGACGAATGACATAAGCAGATAATTTTTCTCCCGGGTTCTGGTAAGTGTTCAGAAATCTGACCTGCACATCCCTGGAGCTCTCCACGCTTCCAAACACCTGCTCAAGCGCCTTCAGGCATTCGGCGGTGGTAATATCTGGGTTGTTGGTCTTGAGGATGCGGATGACATCAGCAGCAGGGCCTCGAAGACTCTCCATCAACCGCCGCCTCTTTTCTATATCAGACACCTGCCACTCCTCAATGACCTCATTAGCGTGCTCCAGCCAGGGCTCAAATGTCTCCTCCCCAGGCCCCGGGATGTCCCTCCCCGAGAACAACGTCAGCTTCTTGTACCATATGGATTCTATAAGAGGCTTAATAACATTATCCAAAATATAGTTTAGCATCTCTGCTGGCATATCTGGGCCTGGGGCCGGAGCGGGGTTCTCAAACCCAAGGACACGGGCAACATCTTGCACAGTCCATCCCTCTCGGGCTAGGAAGAGATGCAACCTTTCTAGAAATTCAGCGTCGGAAGTCGGAGGCTTAAAGACTACTTTCCAGACCCCTCCTTTACCCGGCATCTCCCTAGGGATGGCAGCGTAATCCACAGTTCCAGTGAGCTCTAACAAGGCTGCTTTGGCATTCTCTTCCCTCCAGAACATTCTCCCAAGCACTCGATAGTGCACCTGGGGCATCGCAGCCTGGAGGGTCTCTTCGATTTCAGCCTCATCGCAGTTCACCGGGATCCCCCAGACCAGCAGGGCTCTCTGGGAATTCACATCCATCCCTCTGCACCAGTCTTCCAACAGTGTCATCGCCATTTTCCCCAACTATCAAGAGCCCCTGATAGTTGGGTTATCAGGGGGTTAGATAAGTTAAGACTGTGGCTCCCTGTGCTAAAGGACTTAGGACGACAGCGGACACTCCCCTGCAATTTG from Ovis aries strain OAR_USU_Benz2616 breed Rambouillet chromosome 7, ARS-UI_Ramb_v3.0, whole genome shotgun sequence includes the following:
- the PNMA1 gene encoding paraneoplastic antigen Ma1; this encodes MAMTLLEDWCRGMDVNSQRALLVWGIPVNCDEAEIEETLQAAMPQVHYRVLGRMFWREENAKAALLELTGTVDYAAIPREMPGKGGVWKVVFKPPTSDAEFLERLHLFLAREGWTVQDVARVLGFENPAPAPGPDMPAEMLNYILDNVIKPLIESIWYKKLTLFSGRDIPGPGEETFEPWLEHANEVIEEWQVSDIEKRRRLMESLRGPAADVIRILKTNNPDITTAECLKALEQVFGSVESSRDVQVRFLNTYQNPGEKLSAYVIRLEPLLQKVVEKGAIDKDNVNQARLEQVIAGANHSGAIRRQLWLTGAAEGPAPNLFQLLVQIREEEAKEEEEAAEAALLQLGLEGHF